The DNA segment CGCCCCTGACCGCAGCCGCCAGGTCCGCTCTCTCCGCGGCCACACTGGTGGCCGGGGCCGCCCACCACCTCGCACTCCCCGAAGTGCCGCCGGCCGCGGAGCGGATCCGGCTCGGCAGCGTGAGCCTCGCCGCCCGCCGGATCGCCGGACACCGCGGCAGCGCCGTGGTGCTCGCCGACGGCGACCCCGGCTTCCACGGGGTCGTCCGCACCCTGCGCGCACCGGAGTACGGCCTGGAGGTCGAGGTCGTCCCCGCCGTCTCCTCCGTCGCCGCGGCCTTCGCCCGTGCCGGTATGCCGTGGGACGACGCCGAGGTCGTCGTCGCCCACCCGCGGACACTCCGGCGCGCGGTCAACGTCTGCCGGGCGCACCCCAAGGTCGCCGTCCTCACCGCGCCGGGCGCCGGCCCCGCGGAGCTCGCCCTGCTCCTCGAAGGGGTCCACCGCACCTTCGTCATCTGTGAGGAACTGGGCACCACCCGCGAGCAGGTCACCGTCCTCACCTCCGACAAGGCCGCCGACCACACCTGGCGCGACCCCAACGTCGTGATCGTCATCGGCGGCGGTTCCGCGGACGCCCCCGCGGTCCGAGGCTGGGCGCTGCCGTCCGCCGAGTACGGCGAAGGTCTCAGCGAGGGCGAGCACGCCGGGCTGCGCGCCGCCCAACTGGCCAGGCTCGGCCCGCGCACCGGCGATCTGGTCTGGGACATCGGTTCGGGCAGCGGGGCGCTGGCCGTCGAGGCGGCCCGGTTCGGCGCCGCCGTCATCGCCGTCGACGCCGACCGCGAAGCCTGTGTCCGTACGGACGCGGCCGCGCACCGCTTCGGGGTCCAGCTCCAGGTCGTCCACGGGCAGGCCCCCCAGGTACTGGAACGGCTGCCGGAGCCGGACGTGGTCCGGATCGGCGGCGGGGGAGTGGCAGTTGTCACCGGCTGCGCCGACCGCAGGCCCGGGCGCATCGTCACCCACGCGTCCACCCGCGACGAGGCCGAGGCACTCGGGGCGGCTCTGGCGGACGGGGGTTACCTGGTGGAATGCGCGCTGCTGCAATCCGTCGACCTGGACACCCGTTCGTGGGCGGAGCGTGAGCGCTCGGTGGTGTTCCTGGTGTCCGGCCGCCGTCCGGAAAGTGGCCCCTGACCCTGCTCCGGGACGGCGCGGGGTAGGCTGGCCGACTGTTGTACCGCAGCTGGAGGTTCGGCGCTTCGTTCGCCAATGTCCGGAAAAAGGAACCGTTTTGGGTCCGGTGTGGTACGGCGGCACCGGGGGGAAGCGCAACGTGGCGCAGCCCACAGCGGACCGTGGCAGGAACCCCTGCACGGCGTCGAACGGCCGTGACCATACTGAGTGTCCGCAGGCCTTTCGCACCGCACGGCGTGCCCGCTCGTTGTCTCAGTACGGGCGACCCGGTAAAGGGCTGAAGGAGCACTATGGATGGGCAAGGGGTACGCATGACCGACACCGGCCAGGTCCCGGGCGAGGGACAGCCGGGGAACGCAGGCATGGTGGAGCAGCAGGGCCTCCCCGCCCCCGGCGCCTACACCTTCCTCGACCCCTCGGAGAATCCCCCTGAGGACGACGACCTCCTGCTGATGCCCGGCGCGCAGGGTGCGTGGAGCGAGCCGCAGCAGCCGCAGGGCCAGCCGCAGTTCCACCCGCAGACCGCGGCCGCCGCCCAGCTGCCCGAACCGGGTGCGCACGAGACCGGTGGACGCGACTCGGGTTCCGTGGACGTGGGCGCCGTGCGCGCCCAGGCCGCGGCCCAGCCGACCCCGCCGCCGCGCAGGCCGCTGCACATGGGCCCGCCCGTGCCCGACGCCACCGGTGGCGTGGTGCGGTCGCTGGCCGACCGCGGCCCGACCACGGCGCCGCCGCAGCCCGCTCCGGTGTCCGACGGTGGCCCGCAGACGCTCGGGCCCGAGTATCTCGACTTCCCGCGTGACGAGGCCGAGGTCCTGCCGGGACCGCAGCTGGGGGAGATCCCGCCGCAGGCCGCCCCCT comes from the Streptomyces sp. NBC_01471 genome and includes:
- the cbiE gene encoding precorrin-6y C5,15-methyltransferase (decarboxylating) subunit CbiE is translated as MADRVTVIGWDGSPLTAAARSALSAATLVAGAAHHLALPEVPPAAERIRLGSVSLAARRIAGHRGSAVVLADGDPGFHGVVRTLRAPEYGLEVEVVPAVSSVAAAFARAGMPWDDAEVVVAHPRTLRRAVNVCRAHPKVAVLTAPGAGPAELALLLEGVHRTFVICEELGTTREQVTVLTSDKAADHTWRDPNVVIVIGGGSADAPAVRGWALPSAEYGEGLSEGEHAGLRAAQLARLGPRTGDLVWDIGSGSGALAVEAARFGAAVIAVDADREACVRTDAAAHRFGVQLQVVHGQAPQVLERLPEPDVVRIGGGGVAVVTGCADRRPGRIVTHASTRDEAEALGAALADGGYLVECALLQSVDLDTRSWAERERSVVFLVSGRRPESGP